In Patagioenas fasciata isolate bPatFas1 chromosome 2, bPatFas1.hap1, whole genome shotgun sequence, a single window of DNA contains:
- the LOC136098119 gene encoding syntabulin-like isoform X5, which produces MPAASRVAVRFVRERAPARTAPPRSEADFSSSSSTGSISAPEVHMSTPGSKRSSFSRNRGPYGRNNGSLSYKTGASPPASREKDPLSTLCKNQLSPANIHQSYRASSASSSNSGSYKGSDSSPVMRRSGRYSSCGDNHSIKPQNPEHYLTPLQQKEVTIRHLKTKLKEAESKLKERETEIEELKGQLGRMREDWVEEECNRVETELALKEAKDEIKQLKKVIETMENSMAEKDKKIQKYFVDINIQNKKLESCLQSMEAAQNSSVRDEQCLEYTCGSEEKSFALCATMPDSFIMEDQVLEEVADSGLLLNENAANGTDSSEENLTTTSEFSDAAPSSASVDKEMIGNVLYEKLTYSQGEKKSSILMVEQAIQTDVVPYSLDMEQLIQNIFGCQDACPLSPPSSLKELSEFSHGSFSDSGIVVDLTPTDPNSAILLSPMESPCRQVEHRVKENRFMKELDFTEPDEEEEAFGFVNTVSQAAVKKTYWSSSLLRDVLAVAAPVVPTLMWAFSTQRGGTDPIYSIGALLRGCCLVALHSLRHTPFTIKT; this is translated from the exons gGAGTGAGGCTGATTTTAGCTCTTCAAGCAGCACGGGCAGTATTTCAGCGCCTGAAGTCCACATGTCTACTCCTGGAAGCAAGAGATCTTCTTTTTCTCGCAA CCGTGGCCCTTATGGTCGGAATAATGGATCCTTATCCTACAAGACTGGAGCCAGCCCACCTGCTTCCCGCGAAAAGGACCCTCTGTCAACACTGTGCAAAAACCAGCTGAGTCCTGCTAACATCCATCAGAGTTACAGGGCTtcttcagccagcagcagcaacTCGGGCTCGTACAAAGGAAGCGACAGCAGCCCAGTGATGAG gcgATCAGGGAGGTACAGTTCTTGTGGTGACAATCACAGCATTAAGCCACAAAATCCAGAGCACTATTTGACTCCTCTGCAGCAGAAAGAAGTTACAATACGGCATCTGAAAACAAAGCTGAAGGAAGCTGAGAGCAAGCTTAAAGAAAG GGAAACAGAAATAGAAGAGCTGAAAGGTCAGCTGGGACGGATGAGGGAAGACTGGGTTGAAGAAGAGTGTAATCGTGTGGAGACAGAGCTGGCCTTGAAGGAAGCAAAAGACGAAATTAAACAACTCAAGAAGGTTATTGAAACCATGGAAAACAGCATGgctgagaaagacaaaaaaattcaGAAGTACTTCGTAGACATAAACATTCAAAACAAGAAACTGGAATCCTGTCTGCAGAGCATGGAGGCGGCTCagaacagttctgtgagggatgAGCAGTGCCTGGAGTACACATGTGGCTCGGAGGAGAAGTCATTCGCACTGTGTGCCACAATGCCAGACAGCTTCATCATGGAGGACCAGGTTCTGGAGGAGGTGGCAGACAGTGGGCTGCTTCTTAATGAGAACGCAGCTAATGGCACTGATTCGTCTGAAGAGAATTTGACCACAACTTCTGAGTTCAGTGATGCAGCTCCCTCTAGTGCTTCTGTGGATAAGGAGATGATTGGAAATGTTCTTTATGAAAAACTAACTTATTCCCAGGgtgagaagaaaagcagcatccTCATGGTGGAACAGGCCATCCAAACTGACGTGGTACCATACAGCCTAGACATGGAGCAGCTCATTCAAAACATCTTCGGATGTCAAGATGCCTGTCCGCTAAGCCCACCTTCATCACTGAAGGAACTGAGTGAATTTTCTCATGGAAGCTTCAGTGATTCTGGCATCGTAGTTGATTTAACTCCAACTGATCCAAACTCTGCTATCCTTTTATCTCCTATGGAGTCCCCGTGCAGGCAAGTGGAGCACAGAGTTAAGGAAAACCGTTTCATGAAAGAACTTGATTTTACTGAAcctgatgaggaggaggaggccttTGGGTTTGTCAATACCGTCTCTCAGGCAGCAGTAAAGAAGACATACTGGAGCAGCAGTCTCCTGAGAGATGTTCTGGCTGTCGCAGCCCCTGTAGTACCCACTCTAATGTGGGCTTTCAGTACCCAGCGAGGAGGAACCGATCCCATTTACAGTATTGGAGCACTGCTTCGTGGTTGCTGCCTGGTGGCCCTGCACTCTTTACGCCATACTCCCTTCACCATCAAAACCTAA
- the LOC136098119 gene encoding syntabulin-like isoform X6, with amino-acid sequence MTEGNPQLARYKKEAKTSLVKPGSEADFSSSSSTGSISAPEVHMSTPGSKRSSFSRNRGPYGRNNGSLSYKTGASPPASREKDPLSTLCKNQLSPANIHQSYRASSASSSNSGSYKGSDSSPVMRRSGRYSSCGDNHSIKPQNPEHYLTPLQQKEVTIRHLKTKLKEAESKLKERETEIEELKGQLGRMREDWVEEECNRVETELALKEAKDEIKQLKKVIETMENSMAEKDKKIQKYFVDINIQNKKLESCLQSMEAAQNSSVRDEQCLEYTCGSEEKSFALCATMPDSFIMEDQVLEEVADSGLLLNENAANGTDSSEENLTTTSEFSDAAPSSASVDKEMIGNVLYEKLTYSQGEKKSSILMVEQAIQTDVVPYSLDMEQLIQNIFGCQDACPLSPPSSLKELSEFSHGSFSDSGIVVDLTPTDPNSAILLSPMESPCRQVEHRVKENRFMKELDFTEPDEEEEAFGFVNTVSQAAVKKTYWSSSLLRDVLAVAAPVVPTLMWAFSTQRGGTDPIYSIGALLRGCCLVALHSLRHTPFTIKT; translated from the exons gGAGTGAGGCTGATTTTAGCTCTTCAAGCAGCACGGGCAGTATTTCAGCGCCTGAAGTCCACATGTCTACTCCTGGAAGCAAGAGATCTTCTTTTTCTCGCAA CCGTGGCCCTTATGGTCGGAATAATGGATCCTTATCCTACAAGACTGGAGCCAGCCCACCTGCTTCCCGCGAAAAGGACCCTCTGTCAACACTGTGCAAAAACCAGCTGAGTCCTGCTAACATCCATCAGAGTTACAGGGCTtcttcagccagcagcagcaacTCGGGCTCGTACAAAGGAAGCGACAGCAGCCCAGTGATGAG gcgATCAGGGAGGTACAGTTCTTGTGGTGACAATCACAGCATTAAGCCACAAAATCCAGAGCACTATTTGACTCCTCTGCAGCAGAAAGAAGTTACAATACGGCATCTGAAAACAAAGCTGAAGGAAGCTGAGAGCAAGCTTAAAGAAAG GGAAACAGAAATAGAAGAGCTGAAAGGTCAGCTGGGACGGATGAGGGAAGACTGGGTTGAAGAAGAGTGTAATCGTGTGGAGACAGAGCTGGCCTTGAAGGAAGCAAAAGACGAAATTAAACAACTCAAGAAGGTTATTGAAACCATGGAAAACAGCATGgctgagaaagacaaaaaaattcaGAAGTACTTCGTAGACATAAACATTCAAAACAAGAAACTGGAATCCTGTCTGCAGAGCATGGAGGCGGCTCagaacagttctgtgagggatgAGCAGTGCCTGGAGTACACATGTGGCTCGGAGGAGAAGTCATTCGCACTGTGTGCCACAATGCCAGACAGCTTCATCATGGAGGACCAGGTTCTGGAGGAGGTGGCAGACAGTGGGCTGCTTCTTAATGAGAACGCAGCTAATGGCACTGATTCGTCTGAAGAGAATTTGACCACAACTTCTGAGTTCAGTGATGCAGCTCCCTCTAGTGCTTCTGTGGATAAGGAGATGATTGGAAATGTTCTTTATGAAAAACTAACTTATTCCCAGGgtgagaagaaaagcagcatccTCATGGTGGAACAGGCCATCCAAACTGACGTGGTACCATACAGCCTAGACATGGAGCAGCTCATTCAAAACATCTTCGGATGTCAAGATGCCTGTCCGCTAAGCCCACCTTCATCACTGAAGGAACTGAGTGAATTTTCTCATGGAAGCTTCAGTGATTCTGGCATCGTAGTTGATTTAACTCCAACTGATCCAAACTCTGCTATCCTTTTATCTCCTATGGAGTCCCCGTGCAGGCAAGTGGAGCACAGAGTTAAGGAAAACCGTTTCATGAAAGAACTTGATTTTACTGAAcctgatgaggaggaggaggccttTGGGTTTGTCAATACCGTCTCTCAGGCAGCAGTAAAGAAGACATACTGGAGCAGCAGTCTCCTGAGAGATGTTCTGGCTGTCGCAGCCCCTGTAGTACCCACTCTAATGTGGGCTTTCAGTACCCAGCGAGGAGGAACCGATCCCATTTACAGTATTGGAGCACTGCTTCGTGGTTGCTGCCTGGTGGCCCTGCACTCTTTACGCCATACTCCCTTCACCATCAAAACCTAA
- the LOC136098120 gene encoding syntabulin produces MGSCRPVGQPHETAATRRTRESFHLEETLRIIESNRNLTQALNLVEQAIQTDVVPYSLDMEQLIQNIFGCQDACPLSPPSSLKELSEFSHGSFSDSGIVVDLTPTDPNSAILLSPMESPCRQVEHRVKENRFMKELDFTEPDEEEEAFGFVNTVSQAAVKKTYWSSSLLRDVLAVAAPVVPTLMWAFSTQRGGTDPIYSIGALLRGCCLVALHSLRHTPFTIKT; encoded by the coding sequence ATGGGCTCCTGCAGGCCAGTGGGCCAACCTCATGAGACTGCTGCAACACGGAGAACCAGAGAATCATTTcacttggaagaaaccctcaggatcatcgagtccaaccgtaacctaactcagGCACTAAACCTGGTGGAACAGGCCATCCAAACTGACGTGGTACCATACAGCCTAGACATGGAGCAGCTCATTCAAAACATCTTCGGATGTCAAGATGCCTGTCCGCTAAGCCCACCTTCATCACTGAAGGAACTGAGTGAATTTTCTCATGGAAGCTTCAGTGATTCTGGCATCGTAGTTGATTTAACTCCAACTGATCCAAACTCTGCTATCCTTTTATCTCCTATGGAGTCCCCGTGCAGGCAAGTGGAGCACAGAGTTAAGGAAAACCGTTTCATGAAAGAACTTGATTTTACTGAAcctgatgaggaggaggaggccttTGGGTTTGTCAATACCGTCTCTCAGGCAGCAGTAAAGAAGACATACTGGAGCAGCAGTCTCCTGAGAGATGTTCTGGCTGTCGCAGCCCCTGTAGTACCCACTCTAATGTGGGCTTTCAGTACCCAGCGAGGAGGAACTGATCCCATTTACAGTATTGGAGCACTGCTTCGTGGTTGCTGCCTGGTGGCCCTGCACTCTTTACGCCATACTCCCTTCACCATCAAAACCTAA